Proteins from one Nicotiana tabacum cultivar K326 chromosome 23, ASM71507v2, whole genome shotgun sequence genomic window:
- the LOC142177149 gene encoding uncharacterized protein LOC142177149: MSACAQETMKVIINDLDGNYFGILIDESKDISYHEQMALALRYVDKKGQVNEPFIGLLTLVAVAKKYKEVKTLFAIVANVLNVIGTSFKRRDQLRDHHAELLEQLLESGEVQSGKGLNQELGLQRPVDTRWGSHCKILDNFIILFASIINVLGVLLMSNELSKALQKKEQDIVNAMIFLDLTKEMLQQMRDEGWESLIDEELNSLFDVVSDNLLLGMASLNPANSFANFDKERIMTLAKYYPDKFGELKLRDLSHQLDTFILHMQHGDHRFSDLKGIGDLAKALVEAKLVETYSLVYLLVKLTLILPVATAMVERAFSSMKYIKDELRSSIGFTVNPFPNVKPYYLPLLQTYTKMAKTSKTVPHKEAASSSQPADGKMPVELRLEECIPGRKTATGREKKIEEIEALLASELAKAKYEAEKAKAEAEAIVAVYRADAEDAQVQAREAAKTAQT; this comes from the exons ATGAGTGCTTGTGCACAAGAAACCATGAAAGTTATAATCAATGATTTGGATGGGAATTATTTCGGGATATTAATTGATGAGTCCAAGGATATTTCATACCATGAACAAATGGCCCTTGCTTTGCGGTATGTTGACAAAAAAGGCCAAGTGAACGAGCCATTTATTGGTCTT TTGACGCTTGTAGCGGTTGCTAAAAAATATAAGGAGGTAAAAACTTTATTTGCTATAGTTGCTAATGTATTGAATGTAATTGGAACATCCTTTAAACGTAGAGATCAACTTCGGGATCATCATGCCGAATTATTGGAGCAATTGCTAGAGAGTGGTGAAGTTCAAAGTGGGAAAGGATTAAATCAAGAGCTAGGGCTTCAAAGGCCAGTTGACACTCGTTGGGGATCACATTGTAAAATATTAGAtaactttattattttatttgcaTCTATTATTAATGTGCTTGGG GTATTGTTGATGTCGAACGAGCTGAGTAAAGCTTTACAGAAGAAAGAGCAAGATATTGTTAATGCCATGATATTTCTTGACCTTACAAAGGAAATGTTGCAACAAATGAGAGATGAAGGATGGGAATCATTAATAGATGAA GAGCTTAACAGTCTTTTTGATGTTGTTAGTGATAACTTGCTTCTTGGTATGGCTAGCTTGAATCCGGCTAATTCGTTTGCTAATTTTGATAAAGAAAGAATAATGACATTGGCCAAGTATTATCCAGATAAGTTTGGCGAATTGAAGCTTCGAGATCTTAGTCACCAACTTGACACTTTCATATTGCACATGCAACATGGTGACCATAGATTCTCGGATTTGAAAGGAATTGGTGATTTGGCAAAAGCATTGGTTGAGGCAAAACTTGTGGAGACATATTCACTTGTTTATTTACTTGTGAAGTTGACTCTAATTTTACCTGTCGCGACTGCAATGGTAGAAAGAGCATTCTCATCCATGAAGTACATCAAAGATGAATTGCGTAGTAGTATTG GTTTTACTGTTAATCCTTTCCCAAACGTCAAGCCCtattatcttcctcttcttcaaacttacacaaaaatggcaaaaacatcgaAAACGGTACCACATAAAgaagctgcttcatcttctcaaccGGCCGACGGAAAAATGCCGGTGGAACTCCGTCTTGAGGAATGCATTCCTGGGAG aaagactgcaactgggaggGAAAAGAAAATAGAGGAGATCGAGGCTCTGTTGGCTTCTGAACTTGCGAAGGCCAAATATgaagccgaaaaggcaaaggccgaggcagaggcaatCGTGGCCGTCTACCGGGCTGATGCTGAAGACGCTCAAGTCCAAGCGAGAGAGGCAGCCAAGACCGCTCAAACTTGA
- the LOC107831816 gene encoding AAA-ATPase At5g57480-like: MRELWTTLASMMGVWAFSQSLLQTVFPAEVRFASLKFIHRICNWFSAYCYYDITEIDGVNTNELYNAVQLYLSSSASITGNRLSLTRGLNSSTITFGLSNNDSLIDTFNGTVKVLWEHVVIPRQAQTFSWRPLPEEKRGFLLRAKKKDKAVVLGSYLDFVMEKANEIRRKNQDRLLYTNSRGGSLDSRGHPWESVPFKHPSTFETLAMDPQKKAEIMADLLDFANGESFYQTTGRAWKRGYLLYGPPGTGKSSMIAAMANFLGYDIYDLELTEVHTNSELRKLLMKTSSKSIIVIEDIDCSINLTNRKNNNNNNNSSTHSFSPPGAGSCSTEDGGNTITLSGLLNFTDGLWSCCGTERIFVFTSNHIEKLDPALLRSGRMDMHIHMSYCSFAALKILLKNYLGYDDDDVERQFLEQLEQVIEKAEMTPADISEVLIKNRRNKNKAVWELLEALRTRAERNDAVKSSSDDEEQEKRALESPKQGQLQLHDDKVH; the protein is encoded by the coding sequence ATGAGAGAGTTGTGGACAACGCTGGCATCAATGATGGGGGTATGGGCTTTCAGTCAAAGCCTCCTTCAAACAGTTTTCCCAGCAGAAGTCCGTTTTGCGTCCCTCAAATTCATCCATCGCATCTGCAACTGGTTCTCTGCCTATTGCTACTATGACATAACGGAGATCGACGGCGTTAATACCAATGAGCTTTACAACGCCGTTCAGCTCTACCTGAGCAGCTCTGCCTCCATCACTGGGAATCGCCTCAGTCTCACAAGGGGACTCAATTCCAGCACCATCACTTTTGGGCTTTCCAATAACGATTCCCTCATTGACACATTCAATGGTACTGTTAAAGTCCTGTGGGAACACGTCGTCATCCCAAGGCAGGCCCAGACATTTTCATGGCGTCCTCTCCCAGAAGAGAAAAGGGGTTTCCTCCTACGTGCCAAGAAGAAAGACAAAGCAGTGGTGTTGGGCTCTTATCTGGATTTTGTCATGGAAAAAGCAAATGAAATTCGGAGGAAAAACCAAGATCGGTTGCTGTACACGAATTCACGTGGGGGTTCACTTGATTCCAGAGGCCATCCTTGGGAGTCGGTACCCTTTAAACATCCCAGTACTTTTGAGACACTTGCTATGGATCCTCAGAAAAAAGCTGAGATTATGGCAGATCTTTTGGATTTTGCCAATGGAGAATCTTTTTATCAGACAACTGGGAGGGCTTGGAAAAGGGGTTACCTTCTTTACGGACCACCAGGTACAGGCAAGTCTAGCATGATTGCTGCCATGGCCAATTTTCTTGGTTATGATATTTATGATCTTGAATTAACCGAGGTCCACACTAATTCCGAGCTCAGGAAGTTGTTGATGAAGACAAGTTCTAAATCTATCATTGTCATTGAGGATATTGATTGCTCTATCAATTTGACTAAcaggaaaaataataataataataataatagtagtaccCATTCATTCTCACCTCCAGGAGCAGGAAGTTGTAGTACTGAAGATGGTGGGAATACTATAACTCTTTCTGGTTTGTTAAATTTTACTGATGGTTTGTGGTCTTGTTGTGGAACTGAGAGGATATTTGTGTTCACATCCAATCACATTGAGAAGCTTGATCCTGCACTGTTGAGGAGTGGGAGAATGGACATGCACATTCACATGAGTTACTGCTCTTTTGCGGCACTCAAGATTCTCTTGAAGAATTACTTGGGATACGACGATGATGATGTGGAGAGGCAATTTCTTGAGCAATTAGAGCAAGTGATTGAAAAAGCTGAAATGACACCTGCTGATATAAGTGAGGTGTTAATCAAGAATAGGAGGAATAAAAACAAGGCTGTTTGGGAATTGCTGGAAGCTTTGAGGACAAGGGCTGAGAGGAATGATGCTGTAAAATCAAGTTCGGACGATGAAGAGCAAGAGAAAAGGGCATTAGAGAGTCCTAAACAAGGTCAATTGCAATTACATGATGACAAGGTACATTAG